In one Cottoperca gobio chromosome 12, fCotGob3.1, whole genome shotgun sequence genomic region, the following are encoded:
- the LOC115017049 gene encoding LOW QUALITY PROTEIN: scavenger receptor cysteine-rich type 1 protein M130-like (The sequence of the model RefSeq protein was modified relative to this genomic sequence to represent the inferred CDS: deleted 3 bases in 3 codons), translating into MDQLLVLVLLLWSSGLQAEGQQDSTEPVRLVGGDRRCAGTLELKHQGHWRPVEDSDWNLKEAAVACRELDCGSAVSVGRREESSERPVWEINSHCVQSGSALRECATSDTSTFILNLTCSVHFESLNYSFITSSYSLSSLSVLSSIISPDSVRLVGGTRLCSGRLEVKSNQSNQWGSSVCEADFDLQNAEVVCRELGCGAPSVLQGALYGEVEAPMWTKEFQCGGHESALLDCRSSGSDRNTCSPGKAVGLTCSEPVRLVGGDRRCAGTLELKIRGHWRPVMVSDWNLKKAAVACRELDCGSAVSVERRDESSYRSVWRIHSDCVQSGSALRECARSTRSPSIFNLTCSDSVRLVDGTRLCSGRLEVKSNQSNQWWSSVCEADFDLQDAEVVCRELGCGAPSVLQGALYGEVEAPMWTKEFQCGGHESALLDCRSSGSDRNTCSPGKAVGLTCSEPDAVRLVGGDRRCAGTLELKHRGHWRPVEDSNWNLKKAAVVCRELDCGSAVSVEQREESSERPVWRIYSHCVQSGSALRECAASDTSTSILNLTCSDSVRLVGGTRLCSGRLEVKSNQSNQWGSSVCEADFDLQDAEVVCRELGCGAPSVLQGALYGEVEALRWTKEFQCGGHESALLDCRSSGSDRNTCSPGKAVGLTCSEPVRLVGGDRRCAGTLELKHQGHWRPVMVLDWNLKKAAVVCRELDCGSAVSVGRREESSFRPVWEIDSDCVQSGSALRECAESTRSTSILNLTCSDSVRLVGGTRLCSGRLEVKSNQWGSSVCEADFDLQDAEVVCRELGCGAPSVLQGALYGEVEAPRWTKEFQCGGHESALLDCRSSGSDRNTCSPGKAVGLTCSEPVRLVGGDRRCAGTLELKHQGHWRPVKDL; encoded by the exons aGCCTGTCAGGTTGGTGGGAGGAGACAGACGCTGTGCAGGAACACTGGAGCTGAAACATCAGGGACACTGGAGACCAGTGGAGGACTCTGACTGGAACCTGAAGGAAGCAGCTGTTGCCTGCAGAGAGCTGGACTGTGGCTCTGCTGTTTCTGTAGGACGGAGAGAGGAGTCCTCAGAGAGACCTGTGTGGGAGATCAACTCTCACTGTGTTCAGTCTGGATCTGCTCTGAGGGAGTGTGCAACATCAGATACATCAACCTTCATTTTGAATCTCACTTGCTCAG TCCACTTTGAATCACTGAATTATTCTTTCATCACATCTTCTTattctttgtcttctctctctgtcttatctTCTATCATCTCTCCAGACTCTGTCAGGCTGGTGGGTGGGACTCGTCTGTGCTCAGGCAGACTGGAGGTGAAGTCTAACCAGTCTAACCAGTGGGGGTCCTCAGTGTGTGAAGCTGACTTTGACCTGCAGAATGCAGAGGTGGTCTGCAGGGAGCTTGGCTGTGGGGCTCCTTCAGTCCTCCAGGGGGCGCTCTATGGAGAAGTGGAGGCTCCAATGTGGACCAAAGAGTTCCAGTGTGGAGGCCATGAGTCTGCTCTCCTGGACTGTAGAAGCTCAGGCTCAGATAGAAACACCTGCTCACCTGGCAAAGCTGTTGGACTCACCTGCTCAG aGCCTGTCAGGTTGGTGGGAGGAGACAGACGCTGTGCAGGAACACTGGAGCTGAAA ATCAGGGGACACTGGAGACCAGTGATGGTCTCTGACTGGAACCTGAAGAAAGCAGCTGTTGCCTGCAGAGAGCTGGACTGTGGCTCTGCTGTTTCTGTAGAA AGGAGAGATGAGTCCTCATACAGATCTGTGTGGAGGATCCACTCTGACTGTGTTCAGTCTGGATCTGCTCTGAGGGAGTGTGCAAGATCAACTAGATCGCCCTCCATTTTTAATCTCACCTGCTCAG ACTCTGTCAGGCTGGTGGATGGGACTCGTCTGTGCTCAGGCAGACTGGAGGTGAAGTCTAACCAGTCTAACCAGTGGTGGTCCTCAGTGTGTGAAGCTGACTTTGACCTGCAGGATGCAGAGGTGGTCTGCAGGGAGCTTGGCTGTGGGGCTCCTTCAGTCCTCCAGGGGGCGCTCTATGGAGAAGTGGAGGCTCCAATGTGGACCAAAGAGTTCCAGTGTGGAGGCCATGAGTCTGCTCTCCTGGACTGTAGAAGCTCAGGCTCAGATAGAAACACCTGCTCACCTGGCAAAGCTGTTGGACTCACCTGCTCAG aGCCTGATGCTGTCAGGTTGGTGGGAGGAGACAGACGCTGTGCAGGAACACTGGAGCTGAAACATCGGGGACACTGGAGACCAGTGGAGGACTCTAACTGGAACCTGAAgaaagcagctgttgtctgcagagagctggactgtggctctgctgtttctgtagaacagagagaggagtcCTCAGAGAGACCTGTGTGGAGGATCTACTCTCACTGTGTTCAGTCTGGATCTGCTCTGAGGGAGTGTGCAGCATCAGATACATCAACCTCCATTTTGAATCTCACCTGCTCAG ACTCTGTCAGGCTGGTGGGTGGGACTCGTCTGTGCTCAGGCAGACTGGAGGTGAAGTCTAACCAGTCTAACCAGTGGGGGTCCTCAGTGTGTGAAGCTGACTTTGACCTGCAGGATGCAGAGGTGGTCTGCAGGGAGCTTGGCTGTGGGGCTCCTTCAGTCCTCCAGGGGGCGCTCTATGGAGAAGTGGAGGCTCTAAGGTGGACCAAAGAGTTCCAGTGTGGAGGCCATGAGTCTGCTCTCCTGGACTGTAGAAGCTCAGGCTCAGATAGAAACACCTGCTCACCTGGCAAAGCTGTTGGACTCACCTGCTCAG aGCCTGTCAGGTTGGTGGGAGGAGACAGACGCTGTGCAGGAACACTGGAGCTGAAACATCAGGGACACTGGAGACCAGTGATGGTACTC GACTGGAACCTGAAgaaagcagctgttgtctgcaGAGAGCTGGACTGTGGCTCTGCTGTTTCTGTAGGACGGAGAGAGGAGTCCTCATTCAGACCTGTGTGGGAGATCGACTCTGACTGTGTTCAGTCTGGATCTGCTCTGAGGGAGTGTGCAGAATCAACTAGATCAACCTCCATTTTGAATCTCACCTGCTCAG ACTCTGTCAGGCTGGTGGGTGGGACTCGTCTGTGCTCAGGCAGACTGGAGGTGAAGTCTAACCAGTGGGGGTCCTCAGTGTGTGAAGCTGACTTTGACCTGCAGGATGCAGAGGTGGTCTGCAGGGAGCTTGGCTGTGGGGCTCCTTCAGTCCTCCAGGGGGCGCTCTATGGAGAAGTGGAGGCTCCAAGGTGGACCAAAGAGTTCCAGTGTGGAGGCCATGAGTCTGCTCTCCTGGACTGTAGAAGCTCAGGCTCAGATAGAAACACCTGCTCACCTGGCAAAGCTGTTGGACTCACCTGCTCAG aGCCTGTCAGGTTGGTGGGAGGAGACAGACGCTGTGCAGGAACACTGGAGCTGAAACATCAGGGACACTGGAGACCAGTGAAGGACTTATAA